The Acidobacteriota bacterium genome includes a window with the following:
- a CDS encoding gamma-glutamyl-gamma-aminobutyrate hydrolase family protein → MPQRPRIAIPLRRNLDAPNEYLSPDYAEAVHAAGGAPFHLPLIPDPESVRRLLDGAEGICLPGSNSDVDPSLYGAERHPKLGPVQPRRDATDALLLAEAERRGLPLLAICYGLQRLNVFRGGDLHQDLRSAGYERIDHRVFPGAGHDVRLDLSAWPRPLWALREAIRALVPPGAGGEFVFRVNTSHHQAVRTPAPGAAVFAQAPDSVIEGIVFPGEGRFLLGVQWHPERDPESGLSRAIFRSFVEACGAYRPL, encoded by the coding sequence GTGCCCCAACGACCCCGGATCGCCATCCCCCTGCGCCGCAACCTCGACGCCCCGAACGAGTACCTGTCGCCGGACTACGCCGAGGCCGTCCACGCCGCCGGCGGGGCGCCGTTCCACCTCCCCCTGATCCCCGACCCGGAGAGCGTCCGGCGCCTGCTGGACGGGGCCGAGGGGATCTGCCTCCCCGGGAGCAACAGCGACGTGGACCCGTCCCTCTACGGCGCCGAACGCCACCCGAAGCTGGGGCCCGTGCAGCCCCGGCGGGACGCCACCGACGCCCTTCTCCTCGCGGAGGCGGAGCGCCGGGGGTTGCCTCTCCTGGCCATCTGTTACGGTCTGCAGCGCCTGAACGTCTTCCGGGGGGGCGACCTCCACCAGGACCTCCGGTCGGCGGGGTACGAGCGTATCGATCACCGCGTCTTTCCCGGCGCCGGGCACGACGTCCGCCTGGACCTCTCCGCCTGGCCGCGCCCCCTGTGGGCGCTGCGGGAGGCCATCCGCGCCCTCGTCCCGCCGGGGGCGGGCGGGGAGTTCGTCTTCCGGGTCAACACCTCCCACCACCAGGCCGTCCGCACGCCGGCGCCGGGGGCGGCGGTCTTCGCCCAGGCGCCGGACAGCGTCATCGAGGGAATCGTCTTTCCCGGGGAGGGCCGTTTTCTGCTGGGCGTCCAGTGGCACCCCGAGCGCGACCCCGAATCGGGGCTCTCCCGGGCGATCTTCCGAAGTTTCGTGGAGGCCTGTGGGGCCTATCGCCCCTTGTAG
- a CDS encoding tetratricopeptide repeat protein, which yields MKRQFFDRFHRVVLLLAAVLAAAFPEAFARSAAAASDPPPNPPGPVAPGAVPAPGKPDPVAAADGLAGEARDLLKRSRLREAAEKFLAAAEGYRIPEPRRSAECLEKAGRAFLASAEKERALDAFEKALVIWREAGDRAGEARALRRAAEAKRASGMPEAALALIDQALAVSREAGDRSGEAQALCDRAEVFYFRGDRSQALALLEEALPLWRAAGDKAGEARTLGNVANIWNRIGEREKALARFRELLPLYRSLGDRSSEAATLMNLGLVLRAQGDYREALEKTRESLSIFRELNDRGAEAMALNNLGVIQDFLGDRREALACHRQALEIRRATGDRDNEAISLVNLGCILAETGDEAGNRENLEQALRIHRERSNRHGEGSVLYNLGMSRGREGDFSGALEWMGQALDVRKGIHDVPGQAQTLQGCGQMHMLSGRTEIALGYLVRALVLEIATGNRPGEALALERLARAWKKLSNPRMAAYFGKKAVNVVGDLRGRLEGLDRDTRKSFARNQENVYRFLAALLLSGGRLAEAQQVLDLMKEEEHLEFLGKAGRKAGDPGPVRKADLTPDETVVDRLWSEALAGVVPLLHEETLLAVRKNRSAEQEKRLRELESGRPAREEALLAACKSLAGKLSPPAGPGEKRFKPSGTERLREDLRRLGAGAMAVYVLVTEGNCWALAVTPATREVTVSPVGARELDVKVRMFREALQRLDRDPRKAAEGMYRILAAQLEPCFRKTRARLVLWSLDRALRYLPVAALHDGRRYLVERFCNVVYTPAVRESLIDERAGRRVLGLGVTRAHGDLPALEGVVDELGGIVRVEGDASSPGVLPGIVRLDQSFTRETLLQAGREGFQLLHVASHFQFGPGDEENSYLLLGDGGRLTLADLKGLEDVFDGVELLVLSACNTAMGGEGAYGQEIEGFGALARQLGARAVLASLWPVEDVSTAVLMREFYRIWATAPDWGKAEALRQAQLALMRGAAPGPAAFRRGVLGSAGGSGNPQTPSKAPSYAHPFFWSPFVLTGNPR from the coding sequence ATGAAAAGGCAGTTCTTCGACCGCTTCCACCGGGTGGTGCTCCTCTTGGCCGCCGTTCTGGCCGCGGCCTTCCCGGAGGCCTTCGCAAGGTCTGCCGCCGCAGCGAGCGACCCTCCTCCGAACCCGCCGGGCCCGGTCGCCCCCGGAGCCGTCCCCGCCCCCGGCAAGCCGGACCCGGTCGCCGCCGCCGACGGGTTGGCCGGCGAGGCCCGGGACCTCCTGAAGCGGTCCCGGCTGCGGGAGGCCGCGGAGAAATTCCTGGCCGCGGCTGAGGGGTACCGTATCCCCGAGCCCCGACGATCGGCGGAGTGTCTCGAGAAGGCCGGGAGAGCCTTCCTGGCATCGGCTGAAAAGGAGCGGGCGCTGGACGCCTTCGAAAAGGCCCTGGTGATCTGGCGGGAAGCAGGGGACCGTGCCGGCGAGGCGAGGGCCCTGCGCCGGGCCGCCGAGGCGAAGCGGGCTTCCGGAATGCCCGAGGCGGCCCTGGCCCTGATCGATCAGGCCCTGGCCGTTTCCCGCGAGGCGGGGGACCGGTCCGGGGAGGCACAGGCCCTGTGCGATCGGGCGGAGGTTTTCTACTTCCGGGGTGACCGCTCCCAGGCCCTGGCCCTCCTGGAGGAGGCCCTCCCCCTCTGGCGGGCCGCCGGGGACAAGGCCGGCGAAGCCCGGACGCTGGGGAACGTCGCCAATATCTGGAACCGGATCGGGGAGCGGGAAAAGGCCCTCGCCCGCTTCAGGGAACTCCTGCCGCTGTACCGGTCCCTCGGGGATCGCTCGAGCGAGGCGGCCACCCTGATGAACCTCGGCCTGGTTCTCCGGGCCCAGGGGGACTACCGGGAAGCCCTGGAAAAAACCCGGGAGTCCCTTTCGATCTTCCGGGAGTTGAACGATCGGGGCGCGGAAGCGATGGCCCTGAACAATCTCGGCGTCATCCAGGACTTCCTGGGCGACCGCCGCGAGGCCCTGGCGTGCCACCGCCAGGCCCTGGAGATCCGCCGTGCCACCGGCGACCGTGACAACGAGGCGATTTCCCTGGTCAATCTCGGGTGCATCCTGGCGGAAACGGGGGATGAGGCGGGGAACCGGGAGAACCTCGAACAGGCGCTCCGCATCCATCGGGAAAGGAGCAACCGTCACGGGGAAGGGTCCGTCCTGTATAACCTCGGGATGTCCCGGGGGCGGGAGGGGGACTTCTCCGGGGCTCTCGAGTGGATGGGGCAGGCCCTGGACGTCCGAAAAGGCATCCACGACGTGCCGGGCCAGGCCCAGACGCTCCAGGGTTGCGGCCAGATGCACATGTTGAGCGGAAGAACGGAAATCGCACTCGGTTATCTCGTCCGCGCCCTGGTTCTCGAGATCGCGACCGGAAACCGACCCGGGGAGGCCCTGGCCCTCGAACGGCTGGCACGGGCCTGGAAGAAGCTCTCGAATCCGCGCATGGCGGCGTATTTCGGGAAGAAGGCCGTGAATGTCGTCGGGGACCTCCGCGGCCGTCTCGAAGGACTGGACCGGGACACCCGGAAATCCTTCGCCCGCAACCAGGAGAACGTCTACCGCTTCCTGGCGGCCCTTCTGCTGTCCGGCGGCCGCCTGGCCGAAGCCCAGCAGGTCCTGGACCTCATGAAGGAGGAAGAGCACCTGGAGTTCCTCGGCAAGGCGGGGCGAAAGGCCGGTGATCCCGGACCGGTCCGCAAAGCGGACCTCACGCCGGACGAAACCGTCGTCGATCGGCTGTGGAGCGAAGCCCTCGCGGGCGTTGTACCCCTCCTTCACGAGGAGACCCTCCTGGCGGTCCGGAAAAACCGGTCGGCCGAACAGGAGAAGCGGCTCCGCGAGCTCGAGTCCGGGCGGCCGGCCCGCGAGGAAGCCCTTCTCGCAGCGTGCAAGTCCCTGGCGGGGAAGCTGTCCCCCCCGGCAGGCCCCGGGGAGAAACGCTTCAAGCCGTCGGGCACCGAGCGGCTCAGGGAGGATCTGCGACGGCTCGGCGCCGGGGCGATGGCCGTCTATGTCCTGGTGACCGAGGGGAACTGCTGGGCGCTCGCGGTTACGCCGGCGACGCGTGAGGTGACGGTGTCCCCGGTCGGCGCGCGGGAACTGGACGTGAAGGTCCGGATGTTCCGGGAGGCGCTCCAGCGGCTGGATCGGGACCCGCGGAAGGCGGCGGAAGGGATGTATCGCATCCTGGCGGCCCAACTGGAGCCTTGCTTCCGGAAGACCCGGGCCCGGCTTGTGCTCTGGTCGCTGGACCGGGCGCTCCGTTACCTTCCCGTGGCGGCCCTCCATGACGGGCGGCGCTATCTCGTCGAGCGGTTCTGCAACGTCGTGTACACACCCGCCGTCCGGGAGTCGCTGATCGACGAACGCGCAGGCCGGCGGGTTCTCGGGTTGGGGGTGACGCGTGCGCACGGGGACCTGCCCGCCCTTGAGGGCGTCGTTGACGAACTGGGCGGCATCGTCCGCGTGGAGGGCGACGCGTCGTCCCCGGGCGTGCTCCCCGGGATCGTCAGGCTGGACCAATCCTTCACTCGGGAAACGTTGCTGCAGGCGGGCCGGGAGGGGTTTCAGCTGCTTCACGTGGCCAGTCATTTCCAGTTCGGCCCCGGGGACGAGGAAAACTCCTATCTTCTGCTGGGGGACGGGGGGCGCCTGACCCTGGCGGATCTGAAGGGCCTCGAGGATGTCTTCGACGGGGTCGAGTTGCTGGTGCTTTCCGCGTGCAACACGGCCATGGGCGGGGAGGGGGCTTACGGGCAGGAGATCGAGGGTTTCGGGGCCCTGGCCCGGCAGCTGGGGGCAAGAGCGGTCCTGGCCTCGCTGTGGCCGGTTGAGGATGTCAGTACCGCGGTCCTGATGCGGGAATTCTATCGCATCTGGGCGACCGCCCCGGACTGGGGCAAAGCCGAAGCGCTCCGCCAAGCCCAGTTGGCCCTGATGCGGGGGGCGGCCCCGGGCCCGGCCGCCTTCCGGCGCGGGGTCCTTGGGTCGGCCGGCGGGTCCGGCAACCCGCAGACCCCCTCGAAGGCCCCCTCGTACGCCCACCCCTTTTTCTGGTCTCCTTTTGTTCTGACGGGGAACCCGCGTTAA
- the scpB gene encoding methylmalonyl-CoA decarboxylase produces the protein MPNIHKDLSGYIATITLNNPEKRNALSRAMSEAIMAALEEFRALKARVVVLRAPRGATTWSAGHDVNELPKPGRDPLSYNDPLLNLIRAIQYSPMPVIALIEGGVWGGACDVAMSCDILVGCPTTTFTMTPARMSIPYNVSGILHFVNILGVNMVKEMLFTARPVSAEKALQVAILNHLVSEEEIEPFTYGLAAHITQNSPLSIASMKEQVRLLASAHPLTPIMFERIQGLRRQVYDSKDYEEGLRAFHEKRRPVFTGE, from the coding sequence GTGCCGAACATCCACAAAGACCTGAGCGGCTACATCGCCACCATCACCCTGAACAACCCTGAAAAACGCAATGCCCTCAGCCGGGCCATGTCCGAGGCGATCATGGCGGCCCTGGAGGAATTCAGGGCGCTCAAGGCCCGCGTGGTGGTCCTGCGCGCTCCCCGCGGCGCGACGACCTGGTCTGCCGGGCACGACGTCAACGAGCTTCCCAAGCCGGGCCGTGACCCGCTGTCCTACAACGACCCCCTGCTCAACCTCATCCGGGCCATCCAGTACAGCCCCATGCCCGTCATCGCCCTGATCGAGGGGGGGGTCTGGGGCGGCGCCTGCGACGTCGCGATGAGCTGCGACATCCTGGTGGGGTGCCCCACCACCACCTTCACCATGACGCCGGCACGGATGAGCATCCCCTACAACGTGTCCGGCATCCTGCACTTCGTCAACATCCTCGGGGTGAACATGGTCAAGGAGATGCTGTTCACCGCCCGGCCCGTTTCGGCGGAGAAGGCCCTCCAGGTGGCGATCCTCAACCACCTGGTCTCCGAGGAGGAGATCGAGCCGTTCACCTACGGGCTGGCCGCGCACATCACCCAGAACAGCCCGCTGAGCATCGCTTCCATGAAGGAGCAGGTCCGGCTCCTGGCGAGCGCGCACCCGCTGACCCCCATCATGTTCGAGCGCATCCAGGGGCTGCGCCGGCAGGTTTACGACAGCAAGGACTACGAGGAGGGGCTCCGGGCCTTTCACGAGAAGCGCCGCCCCGTGTTCACCGGGGAGTAG
- a CDS encoding zinc ribbon domain-containing protein, which yields MPIYEYRCNVCGNFEQIQKMSDDPLSVCPGCGGRVERLLSAPAFQFKGSGWYITDYARKNSPSPSPAPSENKDSNLPTKSDPPKNTTA from the coding sequence ATGCCGATCTACGAATACCGTTGCAACGTGTGCGGCAACTTCGAGCAGATCCAGAAGATGTCGGATGATCCGCTCAGCGTGTGCCCCGGCTGCGGGGGGCGCGTGGAGCGGCTGCTCTCGGCCCCGGCGTTCCAGTTCAAGGGAAGTGGTTGGTACATCACCGATTACGCCCGCAAGAACTCCCCTTCGCCGAGCCCGGCTCCTTCCGAAAACAAGGATTCCAACCTACCCACGAAAAGTGACCCACCGAAAAACACAACTGCGTAA
- a CDS encoding menaquinone biosynthesis protein, which yields MDAQPPFKVSAIRFLNALPLTWMLLQKPAPAGLEVTESVPSGNADALARDRADAALLPSIEYPRIPGLVVLDGVAITSPGPVKSVLLVSRREPGALRDVAVTTHSRTSAALLRILLQRVYGNACPFLPFDDPDGVLERHDGMLIIGDPAMTGCFDGFQVFDLASMWSAFTGLPFVFAFWALQGDLAGSPLPGLLYRSAQDGIRRIPEIARSAARRTGLLEVEILGYLRENLSYRLGEAEKASLALFYRLAREEGLIEDDRPPAFVRVS from the coding sequence ATGGATGCACAACCCCCGTTCAAAGTCTCGGCCATCCGGTTCCTCAACGCGCTTCCGCTGACGTGGATGCTGCTTCAGAAACCGGCCCCGGCCGGGCTGGAGGTCACCGAGAGCGTGCCCAGCGGGAATGCCGACGCCCTGGCGAGAGACCGGGCCGACGCCGCGCTCCTCCCGTCCATCGAGTACCCGCGAATCCCGGGCCTCGTGGTGCTGGACGGCGTCGCCATCACCTCCCCCGGCCCCGTGAAAAGCGTCCTTCTCGTCTCCCGCCGGGAACCGGGCGCCCTTCGGGACGTCGCCGTGACCACCCACTCCCGCACCTCCGCGGCCCTCCTGCGGATCCTCCTGCAAAGGGTGTACGGCAACGCCTGTCCTTTCCTGCCGTTCGACGATCCCGACGGGGTCCTCGAGCGGCACGACGGAATGCTCATCATCGGTGACCCGGCCATGACGGGGTGCTTCGACGGTTTTCAGGTTTTCGACCTGGCGTCGATGTGGAGCGCGTTCACGGGACTTCCCTTCGTGTTCGCCTTCTGGGCCTTGCAGGGGGACCTGGCGGGGAGCCCCCTGCCGGGCCTGCTGTACCGGTCCGCACAGGACGGGATCCGGCGGATCCCCGAAATCGCCCGGTCCGCCGCGCGGCGAACGGGCCTGCTAGAGGTGGAAATCCTGGGCTACCTTCGGGAAAACCTGAGCTATCGCCTGGGAGAGGCGGAGAAGGCGTCCCTGGCCCTGTTCTACCGACTCGCCCGCGAGGAGGGCCTGATCGAAGACGACCGGCCGCCGGCCTTCGTCCGGGTCAGCTGA
- a CDS encoding sulfite exporter TauE/SafE family protein gives MNGEILVLCWTALCMGVLHTLAGPDHYLPFVMLSRARRWSRTRLILVTAACGFGHILSSVALGLAGIAAGVAIGRLEGIESVRGDLASWLLLGFGLAYAAWGIRRGARSREHTHEHRHAAGDTHSHTHDHLHDAHLHPHPTDARGEDRKRVTVWALFVIFVLGPCEPLIPLVMVPASHHSWGGVVLVSSIFGVATVATMTVATLLLESGIKRLSTRWMERYMHALAGAVIALSGASILFLGL, from the coding sequence GTGAACGGCGAAATCCTGGTTCTATGCTGGACCGCTCTGTGCATGGGTGTCCTGCACACCCTCGCGGGACCCGACCACTATCTGCCCTTCGTCATGCTGAGCCGGGCCCGCCGGTGGAGCCGGACCCGGCTCATCCTGGTCACCGCCGCCTGCGGTTTCGGGCACATTCTCTCGTCGGTCGCCCTCGGTCTCGCGGGAATCGCCGCCGGTGTGGCCATCGGTCGGCTGGAGGGGATCGAGTCGGTCCGCGGGGACCTGGCCAGCTGGCTGCTCCTCGGCTTCGGCCTGGCCTACGCGGCCTGGGGGATCCGAAGAGGGGCCCGTTCGCGGGAACACACCCACGAGCACCGCCACGCGGCAGGGGACACTCACTCTCACACCCACGATCACCTTCACGACGCGCACCTCCACCCCCACCCGACCGATGCCCGGGGGGAGGATCGAAAGCGCGTGACGGTGTGGGCCCTTTTCGTGATCTTCGTCCTGGGCCCCTGCGAACCGCTGATCCCGCTGGTGATGGTCCCGGCCTCTCACCACTCCTGGGGGGGGGTCGTCCTCGTCTCGTCGATTTTCGGGGTGGCGACGGTGGCGACCATGACCGTGGCGACGCTCCTGCTGGAGAGCGGCATCAAACGGTTGTCCACCCGCTGGATGGAGCGTTACATGCACGCCCTCGCGGGGGCGGTGATCGCCCTCTCCGGCGCCTCGATCCTTTTTCTCGGGCTCTGA
- a CDS encoding tRNA-dihydrouridine synthase family protein, with amino-acid sequence MNPYDAPRENPLVLAPMAELTHAAFRTLVAGLGGCDVFFTEMLSARSVARSTQPSLFLRRAPEETDLVHQLAGADPDLVAEAAAVLDGRGVRRIDLNMGCSAPMMTGKGEGAALLADPARAEAMVRAVRRRFPGHLSVKMRLPEPGGVPAVEFALRIEGAGAQTLALHPRFPSDKFRRRARWECIRQLREKVSVPVVGNGDIGTADDIRRMFAQTGCAGVMVGRGAAVRPWVFAQAAGLRESPPDPRGVLEDFISRLELHLPAERRLSRLKIFVNWFCRSLDFGHSLFSAVQPAPTLDRARVGIEAFFRAIGAQPPPPPA; translated from the coding sequence ATGAACCCCTACGACGCCCCGAGGGAAAACCCCCTGGTCCTCGCCCCCATGGCGGAACTGACGCACGCCGCCTTCCGCACCCTCGTGGCGGGTTTGGGCGGGTGCGACGTCTTCTTCACCGAGATGCTCTCCGCCCGGAGCGTGGCGCGCTCCACCCAGCCGTCGCTCTTTCTCCGGCGTGCCCCGGAAGAGACCGACCTGGTCCACCAACTCGCCGGGGCCGACCCCGACCTCGTGGCCGAGGCCGCGGCGGTCCTCGACGGGCGGGGCGTCCGCCGCATCGACCTCAACATGGGGTGTTCGGCGCCCATGATGACCGGAAAAGGCGAAGGGGCAGCCCTCCTTGCGGACCCCGCCCGGGCGGAGGCGATGGTGCGGGCCGTTCGGCGGCGCTTTCCAGGGCACCTCAGCGTGAAGATGCGCCTGCCGGAGCCGGGGGGGGTGCCGGCCGTCGAGTTCGCCCTCCGGATCGAAGGCGCGGGCGCCCAGACGCTGGCCCTCCACCCCCGCTTTCCCTCGGACAAATTCAGGCGCCGGGCCCGGTGGGAGTGCATCCGGCAGCTGCGGGAAAAAGTGAGTGTCCCTGTCGTGGGGAACGGGGACATCGGCACCGCCGACGACATCCGCCGGATGTTTGCGCAGACGGGTTGCGCCGGGGTCATGGTGGGCCGGGGGGCGGCGGTCCGTCCCTGGGTCTTCGCCCAGGCGGCCGGGTTGAGGGAATCACCCCCAGATCCCCGGGGGGTCCTCGAGGACTTCATCTCCCGGCTGGAGCTTCATCTTCCGGCCGAGCGCCGCCTGAGCCGGCTAAAGATCTTCGTGAATTGGTTTTGCCGCTCTCTCGACTTCGGACACTCACTCTTTTCCGCCGTCCAGCCCGCCCCGACGCTTGACCGCGCCCGGGTGGGGATCGAGGCCTTCTTCCGGGCGATTGGAGCGCAGCCTCCCCCCCCGCCGGCCTGA
- a CDS encoding SpoIIE family protein phosphatase, which yields MDITEAGYYRQQLLDRRQRIEGVLGVPGANARLRDLLSEVDCALRRLDEGSFGLCEVCHEGIEKDFLAADPLTRFCLEHLSSAQQRALERDLELASCIQGKLLPKPGLVSGGFEVHYHYEPAGPTSGDYCDYLVSPDGDGKLTFIVGDVSGKGIAASLLMSQLHAMFHSLTSFGMPLGDLVTRVNRLFCQSVSANRFATLVCGILSPDGALEICNAGHPPPLLTRTDGVTPVEATGLPVGIFCESEYEARRYTLGPGDTLFLFTDGLPEASHDGEDYGTERVARLAGECRGLSAVAWVDAFAADLRAFLRGTPKPDDLTLMAIRRH from the coding sequence GTGGACATCACCGAGGCCGGGTATTACCGGCAGCAACTGCTGGATCGCCGCCAGCGGATCGAGGGCGTTCTGGGGGTTCCCGGTGCGAATGCGCGGTTGCGGGACCTCCTGTCGGAGGTGGACTGTGCACTGCGGCGCCTGGACGAGGGGAGTTTCGGCCTTTGCGAGGTGTGCCACGAGGGCATCGAAAAAGACTTCCTGGCGGCGGACCCGCTGACCCGGTTCTGCCTGGAGCACCTCTCCTCCGCTCAGCAGCGGGCCCTGGAAAGGGACCTGGAGCTGGCGTCCTGCATCCAGGGGAAGCTCCTCCCGAAACCCGGCCTCGTGTCCGGCGGCTTCGAGGTCCACTACCACTACGAGCCGGCCGGCCCGACCAGCGGGGACTATTGCGACTACCTGGTTTCACCCGACGGCGACGGAAAGCTGACCTTCATCGTGGGGGACGTCTCGGGGAAGGGGATCGCCGCCTCCCTCCTCATGTCCCAGCTGCATGCCATGTTCCACAGCCTGACGTCCTTCGGCATGCCGCTCGGAGACCTGGTCACGCGCGTCAACCGGCTCTTCTGCCAGAGCGTCTCCGCGAACCGCTTCGCCACCCTTGTCTGCGGCATCCTCTCGCCGGACGGCGCCCTCGAGATCTGCAACGCCGGCCATCCCCCGCCGCTCCTGACCCGGACGGACGGGGTCACGCCGGTCGAGGCGACGGGCCTGCCGGTAGGCATCTTCTGCGAGAGCGAGTACGAGGCCCGGCGGTACACCCTGGGTCCCGGGGACACCCTGTTCCTCTTCACCGACGGTCTTCCAGAGGCCAGTCACGACGGAGAGGATTACGGGACGGAGCGGGTCGCACGCCTGGCCGGGGAGTGCAGGGGCCTGTCCGCGGTGGCCTGGGTCGATGCGTTTGCCGCGGACCTCCGCGCGTTCCTGCGCGGGACACCCAAACCCGACGACCTGACACTGATGGCGATCCGAAGGCATTGA